A section of the Polynucleobacter sp. AP-Jannik-300A-C4 genome encodes:
- a CDS encoding valine--tRNA ligase — translation MPNASNTPNSPAASSLDELAKSYEPAPIEAYWGPEWERRGIADATLDEGKGDFSIQLPPPNVTGTLHMGHAFNQTIMDGLVRHARMSGKNTLWVPGTDHAGIATQIVVERQLDAQKVSRHDLGREKFLEKVWEWKETSGNTITRQIRRLGASIDWGKEYFTMDSKMSKAVVEVFVRLHEQGLIYRGKRLVNWDPVLGTAVSDLEVVSEEEDGSMWHIRYPLADDSGHLTVATTRPETLLGDVAVMVNPEDERYKHLIGQSVKLPLCNREIPIIADDYVDLAFGTGVVKVTPAHDFNDYAVGQRHQLPLINILTLDAKINENAPVAYQDLERFAARKQIVADLDAAGLLEKVQPHKLMVPRGDRTQTIIEPMLTDQWFVAMSKPSPDNQYQPGSSIAGAALDAVTKGDIKLVPENWINTYTQWLENIQDWCISRQLWWGHQIPAWYGDDGQIFVARSEEEAKGKAVAAGYTGQLNRDPDVLDTWFSSALVPFSSLGWPEETPALKHFLPSSVLVTGFDIIFFWVARMVMMTCHFTGKVPFNTVYVHGLVRDAEGQKMSKSKGNTLDPIDLIDGIKIEDLVTKRTTGLMNPKQAESIGKKTKKEFPEGIPAFGTDALRFTFASLASLGRNINFDQKRCEGYRNFCNKLWNATRFVLMNCPGDEQENGFAPCDNQCGPEGQLDFSPADRWIVSLLQRTEADVAKGFQNYRFDNIAGSIYQFVWDEYCDWYLELAKVQLQTGTPAQQRATRRTLLRVLETILRMAHPLIPFITETLWQTVGPKVGKELTKQDKQTIALQPYPVAQLDKIDEQSETWVAQIKSIVDACRNLRGEMQVSPALKVPLWISGPQDFLKKASPYLTALAKLSEVKIYDDESALEKDAPGAPMALVGNLKLLLKIEVDVAAERIRLSKEIERLANEITKARGKLGNESFVARAPEEVVAQEKQRLAGFEQNHEKLVAQLERLK, via the coding sequence ATGCCAAATGCTTCGAATACCCCTAATTCACCCGCGGCCAGCTCCTTAGATGAACTAGCCAAATCCTACGAACCCGCCCCAATTGAAGCTTATTGGGGTCCGGAATGGGAACGCCGCGGCATTGCCGACGCCACCCTAGATGAGGGCAAGGGAGATTTCTCGATTCAATTGCCGCCACCGAATGTGACAGGCACCCTCCATATGGGTCATGCTTTTAATCAAACCATCATGGATGGCTTGGTGCGTCACGCCCGCATGTCCGGCAAAAATACCTTATGGGTTCCCGGTACAGATCACGCAGGCATCGCCACACAAATCGTCGTTGAACGCCAACTCGATGCACAGAAAGTTTCTCGTCACGATTTAGGTCGTGAGAAATTCTTAGAGAAAGTTTGGGAATGGAAAGAAACTTCCGGCAACACCATTACTCGCCAAATTCGTCGCCTAGGCGCTTCGATTGATTGGGGTAAAGAATATTTCACAATGGACAGCAAGATGTCCAAAGCAGTTGTTGAAGTATTTGTTCGTTTGCATGAGCAAGGATTGATTTACCGCGGCAAACGTTTAGTGAACTGGGACCCCGTTTTGGGAACTGCAGTCTCCGATCTAGAAGTAGTGAGCGAAGAAGAAGATGGCTCTATGTGGCACATCCGCTATCCATTAGCAGATGACTCAGGACACCTGACTGTTGCTACTACTCGCCCAGAGACCCTATTGGGCGACGTTGCCGTCATGGTCAATCCAGAAGATGAGCGCTACAAACATCTCATTGGTCAGTCGGTAAAACTGCCACTATGCAATCGCGAGATCCCGATCATTGCAGATGACTATGTGGATTTGGCTTTTGGTACTGGCGTAGTGAAAGTGACTCCTGCACACGACTTTAACGACTACGCTGTTGGACAACGCCATCAATTACCGCTTATCAACATCCTCACACTCGATGCCAAGATTAATGAAAATGCACCCGTTGCTTATCAAGATCTTGAGCGTTTTGCTGCACGTAAACAAATCGTTGCCGATTTAGATGCTGCTGGTTTATTAGAAAAAGTACAGCCGCATAAATTGATGGTGCCACGTGGCGATCGCACTCAAACCATCATTGAGCCTATGCTCACTGACCAATGGTTTGTGGCAATGTCTAAACCAAGTCCAGACAATCAATATCAACCAGGCTCATCTATCGCTGGCGCAGCATTAGATGCAGTCACTAAAGGTGACATCAAGCTCGTTCCTGAAAACTGGATCAATACCTATACCCAGTGGCTAGAGAACATTCAAGACTGGTGCATCTCACGTCAACTTTGGTGGGGCCATCAAATCCCCGCTTGGTATGGCGATGATGGCCAGATCTTTGTTGCTCGCTCTGAAGAAGAAGCCAAGGGCAAAGCTGTTGCGGCAGGCTATACCGGGCAACTCAACCGCGACCCTGATGTCTTAGATACTTGGTTTAGCTCAGCACTTGTGCCCTTTAGCTCATTAGGCTGGCCAGAGGAAACGCCTGCTCTCAAGCATTTCTTGCCTTCATCTGTTTTGGTCACCGGCTTTGACATCATCTTCTTCTGGGTGGCCAGAATGGTCATGATGACTTGTCATTTCACTGGCAAGGTACCGTTTAATACAGTGTACGTTCATGGCCTAGTTCGTGATGCCGAAGGTCAAAAGATGAGTAAGTCCAAAGGAAATACTTTGGATCCAATCGACCTCATTGACGGCATCAAGATTGAAGACTTAGTCACTAAGCGCACCACCGGCTTGATGAACCCCAAACAAGCTGAAAGCATAGGTAAGAAAACTAAGAAAGAATTTCCGGAAGGTATTCCTGCGTTTGGTACGGATGCCTTACGCTTTACATTCGCTTCACTCGCCTCACTTGGTCGCAATATTAACTTTGACCAAAAACGCTGCGAGGGTTATCGCAATTTCTGTAACAAGCTTTGGAATGCCACTCGCTTTGTGCTCATGAATTGCCCTGGCGATGAACAAGAAAATGGTTTTGCTCCTTGTGACAACCAATGCGGCCCAGAAGGGCAATTAGACTTCTCTCCCGCAGATCGCTGGATTGTTTCTTTACTTCAGAGAACGGAAGCTGATGTTGCCAAGGGCTTCCAGAACTATCGCTTTGACAATATTGCTGGCAGCATTTACCAGTTTGTTTGGGATGAGTATTGCGATTGGTACTTAGAGCTAGCCAAGGTTCAATTGCAGACTGGGACACCGGCACAGCAACGCGCTACTCGTCGCACTTTGCTTCGCGTTTTAGAAACTATCTTGCGTATGGCGCACCCACTCATTCCATTCATTACTGAAACCCTTTGGCAAACCGTTGGGCCTAAGGTTGGTAAGGAGTTGACCAAGCAAGACAAGCAAACGATTGCATTACAGCCATACCCTGTTGCTCAGCTCGATAAGATTGATGAGCAAAGCGAAACTTGGGTAGCTCAGATTAAATCGATTGTGGACGCTTGCCGTAATTTGCGTGGTGAGATGCAAGTCTCTCCTGCGCTCAAGGTACCTCTCTGGATTAGTGGGCCGCAAGACTTCCTGAAGAAGGCTAGCCCATACTTAACCGCGCTGGCCAAGTTATCCGAAGTCAAAATCTATGATGACGAGTCTGCACTCGAGAAGGATGCCCCAGGCGCCCCAATGGCCTTAGTTGGCAATCTCAAGCTACTACTCAAAATTGAAGTAGATGTTGCAGCCGAGAGAATTCGTCTGAGCAAAGAAATTGAGCGCCTAGCAAATGAGATTACCAAGGCACGTGGCAAGCTTGGTAACGAAAGTTTTGTAGCGCGAGCACCGGAAGAGGTCGTTGCCCAAGAAAAGCAACGTCTTGCTGGATTTGAGCAAAACCATGAGAAGCTTGTTGCACAATTAGAGCGACTGAAATAA
- the galU gene encoding UTP--glucose-1-phosphate uridylyltransferase GalU, producing the protein MPLSTKAVTKAVFPVAGLGTRFLPATKASPKEMLNVVDKPLIQYAVEEAIAAGITEMIFVTGRSKRAIEDHFDKAYELEAELEAKNKQALLEIVRSVKPSHVDCVYVRQPEALGLGHAVLCAEKLVRDEPFAIILADDLLDGQPPVLKQMLKVFDEQNGSVLAVEKIDPSKSSSYGIISGSEVSKGIYRLNGIVEKPQPKDAPSNLAVVGRYVLSSDIFNHIRNLKPGAGGEIQLTDAIASLLKEEPVFAYEYDGVRYDCGSKLGYLKASVEFALRHPEVSTEFAAYLKSRSLT; encoded by the coding sequence ATGCCATTAAGCACTAAAGCTGTTACCAAAGCCGTCTTCCCTGTTGCTGGACTTGGCACGCGCTTCTTGCCAGCTACCAAAGCTAGCCCGAAAGAGATGCTGAATGTCGTGGATAAACCCCTGATTCAGTATGCGGTTGAAGAAGCCATTGCTGCCGGCATTACTGAAATGATTTTTGTTACTGGCCGCAGTAAGCGCGCCATCGAAGACCACTTTGATAAAGCATATGAATTGGAAGCCGAACTCGAAGCCAAAAATAAGCAGGCTCTATTAGAGATTGTTCGTAGCGTTAAACCAAGTCATGTGGATTGCGTGTATGTACGTCAACCTGAAGCACTGGGTTTGGGGCATGCAGTTCTGTGCGCAGAAAAGTTAGTTCGCGATGAGCCATTTGCCATCATCCTTGCAGATGACTTGCTTGATGGCCAGCCACCAGTTCTAAAGCAGATGCTTAAAGTGTTTGATGAGCAAAATGGCTCAGTCTTAGCAGTAGAAAAAATTGATCCATCCAAAAGCAGCTCCTACGGCATTATTTCCGGGTCGGAAGTGTCCAAAGGGATCTATCGTTTAAATGGGATTGTGGAGAAGCCACAACCCAAAGATGCGCCGTCCAACTTAGCAGTGGTGGGTCGTTATGTACTGTCTTCAGACATCTTTAATCACATTCGCAACCTCAAGCCTGGAGCCGGCGGTGAAATTCAACTCACCGATGCTATTGCCTCCTTGCTCAAAGAAGAGCCTGTGTTCGCCTATGAATACGATGGCGTGCGTTATGACTGCGGCAGCAAACTAGGCTACCTTAAGGCTTCTGTGGAATTCGCACTACGCCATCCAGAAGTGAGTACTGAGTTTGCAGCTTACTTAAAAAGTCGATCTTTAACTTAG
- a CDS encoding sulfurtransferase TusA family protein encodes MEFNLEVDAIGMNCPLPILRTKKALATMESGQVLKVKATDSGAANDFPAFAKQTGNELLSSTTDGDVLVFFLKRR; translated from the coding sequence ATTGAATTTAATCTCGAAGTCGATGCCATTGGCATGAATTGCCCGTTGCCGATCTTACGCACCAAGAAAGCTTTAGCCACTATGGAGTCCGGCCAAGTCTTGAAGGTCAAAGCTACCGACTCAGGTGCGGCAAATGATTTTCCTGCCTTTGCAAAACAGACTGGCAATGAACTACTTTCCAGCACTACCGACGGTGATGTATTGGTTTTTTTTCTGAAGAGAAGATAA
- the alaS gene encoding alanine--tRNA ligase, which produces MKVSQIRQAYLDYFAKKGHQIVPSSPVVPGDDPTLLFTNAGMNQFKDVFLGFDKRPYNRATTAQKCIRAGGKHNDLDNVGYTARHHTFFEMLGNFSFGDYFKKDAIQFAWELLTEVFKLPAEKLLVTVYAEDDEAYEIWNKQIGVPAERIIRIGDNKGARYASDNFWMMGDTGPCGPCTEIFYDHGPHIAGGPPGSPDEDGDRYIEIWNNVFMQFNRDEAGNMHLLPKPSVDTGMGLERIAAVLQQVHSNYEIDLFVNLLKAAKEAVDTAGGANCDIDSPSLKVIADHIRACSFIVVDGVIPGNAGRGYVLRRITRRAIRHGYKLGARKPFFYQLVPALVKEMGLSYPELQAAKDKVSEVIKQEEERFFQTIANGMEILESALVGGAKTVDGETAFRLHDTFGFPLDLTADVCRERGVSVDAEGFELAMQKQRDQARAAGKFKVAQGLEYSGKPTQFHGYDTLKHEGAKVTALYVDGSAVQSVKAGDTAVIVLDHTPFYAESGGQVGDKGELRNEAVRFAVEDTFKIQADVFGHQGEVQEGELKVGDSINALVDVQQRTETMRNHSATHILHKALREVLGDHVQQKGSLVDASKTRFDFTHNAPITAAEIRRVEDIVNAEILANTATSGKVMSLDDAQKTGAMMLFGEKYGDEVRVLEIGSSKELCGGTHVGRTGDIGSLKIVSEGGVAAGIRRVEAVTGRNALNFLQGMEDKINEAATILKTHPGDLVNRVAQLQESLRQAERELDKVNSKLAASQGDELATQAIDVNGIKVLAARLDGADAQVLRETMDALKAKLKTAAIVLASVQGDKVSLIAGVTADSIAKVKAGDLVNFVAQQVGGKGGGKPEMAMAGGTDPSKLGAALAGVKDWVASK; this is translated from the coding sequence ATGCGGGGATGAATCAGTTTAAGGATGTCTTTTTGGGTTTTGATAAGCGTCCTTATAACCGCGCAACCACCGCTCAAAAATGTATCCGTGCGGGTGGCAAGCACAATGACTTGGATAACGTTGGCTACACAGCCCGTCATCACACCTTTTTTGAAATGCTGGGCAACTTCTCTTTTGGGGATTACTTTAAGAAGGATGCAATTCAATTTGCCTGGGAATTACTCACTGAAGTTTTTAAACTTCCCGCAGAAAAGCTACTCGTGACTGTTTACGCGGAAGATGACGAGGCTTATGAGATTTGGAACAAGCAAATTGGTGTGCCGGCTGAGCGCATTATTCGCATCGGCGATAACAAGGGGGCGCGTTACGCTTCAGATAATTTCTGGATGATGGGCGACACCGGGCCATGTGGACCTTGCACTGAAATCTTCTATGACCACGGCCCACACATTGCTGGCGGGCCTCCAGGAAGTCCTGATGAGGATGGTGATCGCTATATTGAGATCTGGAATAACGTGTTCATGCAGTTCAACCGCGACGAAGCGGGCAACATGCATCTCTTGCCTAAGCCTAGCGTTGATACTGGCATGGGCTTGGAGCGTATCGCTGCAGTATTGCAGCAAGTGCATTCCAATTATGAGATTGATCTCTTTGTGAATTTGCTCAAGGCTGCTAAAGAAGCGGTTGATACAGCTGGTGGCGCGAACTGCGATATTGACAGTCCTTCGCTTAAGGTGATTGCAGACCATATTCGTGCATGTAGCTTTATCGTGGTGGATGGTGTGATTCCGGGTAATGCTGGGCGCGGCTATGTCCTGCGTCGTATTACGCGCCGTGCAATTCGTCATGGTTATAAGTTGGGTGCGCGCAAACCGTTTTTCTATCAACTTGTTCCTGCCCTCGTAAAAGAGATGGGCCTTTCATATCCAGAGTTACAAGCTGCCAAGGACAAAGTAAGTGAAGTGATTAAGCAGGAAGAAGAGCGCTTCTTTCAGACAATCGCTAACGGTATGGAGATTCTGGAGAGCGCGCTTGTTGGTGGTGCTAAGACCGTTGATGGCGAAACTGCCTTCCGTTTGCACGATACGTTTGGCTTCCCATTGGATTTGACTGCCGATGTGTGTCGTGAGCGCGGTGTTTCGGTTGATGCGGAAGGCTTTGAGTTGGCGATGCAAAAGCAGCGCGATCAAGCAAGAGCGGCTGGCAAGTTCAAAGTGGCCCAAGGTTTGGAGTACTCCGGCAAACCAACGCAGTTTCATGGCTATGACACCCTGAAACATGAGGGTGCCAAAGTAACGGCACTCTACGTTGATGGCTCGGCCGTGCAGTCTGTTAAAGCTGGCGATACTGCAGTAATCGTTTTAGATCACACCCCTTTCTATGCTGAATCTGGTGGACAGGTTGGTGACAAGGGTGAGTTGCGCAATGAGGCAGTACGTTTTGCAGTTGAAGATACTTTCAAGATTCAGGCTGATGTGTTTGGTCATCAAGGTGAAGTGCAAGAGGGCGAGCTGAAGGTGGGTGATTCAATCAACGCCTTGGTAGATGTCCAGCAAAGAACTGAAACGATGCGTAACCACAGTGCTACGCATATTTTGCATAAAGCATTGCGTGAAGTCTTGGGTGATCATGTGCAGCAAAAGGGTTCTTTGGTCGATGCTAGTAAAACTCGTTTTGACTTTACTCATAACGCACCCATTACTGCAGCAGAAATTCGTCGGGTAGAAGATATCGTGAATGCTGAGATCTTGGCTAATACCGCAACTTCCGGAAAAGTGATGTCTTTGGATGATGCGCAGAAAACTGGTGCCATGATGCTCTTTGGTGAGAAGTATGGTGACGAAGTTCGCGTTCTAGAAATTGGTAGTTCTAAAGAGCTCTGTGGAGGCACGCACGTGGGCCGTACTGGAGATATCGGTAGTTTGAAGATTGTTTCTGAGGGCGGTGTTGCTGCAGGTATTCGCCGTGTTGAGGCGGTCACTGGTAGAAATGCTTTGAATTTCTTGCAAGGCATGGAAGACAAGATCAACGAAGCTGCAACAATCTTAAAAACCCATCCAGGTGATTTGGTAAATCGTGTTGCTCAACTCCAAGAAAGCCTGCGTCAAGCTGAACGTGAGTTGGATAAGGTGAACTCTAAGCTTGCCGCAAGCCAAGGTGATGAATTAGCGACACAAGCAATTGATGTCAACGGCATCAAAGTCTTAGCAGCTCGCTTAGATGGTGCAGACGCTCAAGTACTTCGCGAAACCATGGATGCCTTAAAAGCCAAATTGAAAACAGCCGCCATTGTTTTGGCTTCCGTCCAGGGTGATAAGGTGAGCTTAATTGCTGGTGTGACTGCAGACTCAATTGCTAAAGTGAAAGCGGGTGACTTGGTGAACTTTGTTGCCCAGCAAGTTGGTGGCAAGGGCGGTGGCAAACCAGAGATGGCGATGGCTGGTGGTACTGACCCAAGTAAGTTGGGTGCGGCATTAGCTGGTGTGAAAGATTGGGTGGCCTCTAAGTGA